One window from the genome of Salvia miltiorrhiza cultivar Shanhuang (shh) chromosome 7, IMPLAD_Smil_shh, whole genome shotgun sequence encodes:
- the LOC130993829 gene encoding 50S ribosomal protein 6, chloroplastic: MSVSAIFGSRLVVPPPSSAAPPRLALGGGLLIECSSRPQKKATKHHMKTRPRKSRPSDIRHGPAVYPPLPPLPPEWSLVSDAAAVPTPLPAVQSE, encoded by the coding sequence ATGTCAGTTTCAGCCATATTCGGCTCAAGGCTGGTGGTTCCGCCTCCCTCCTCCGCCGCACCACCGAGACTAGCGCTTGGCGGCGGGCTGCTGATAGAGTGCTCTTCCAGACCACAGAAGAAGGCAACCAAGCATCACATGAAGACCCGCCCTCGCAAGAGTCGGCCTTCTGACATCCGCCATGGCCCTGCCGTGTACCCTCCGCTCCCCCCTCTTCCCCCCGAATGGTCTCTTGTCTCCGACGCCGCCGCTGTGCCGACGCCGCTGCCAGCTGTCCAGTCCGAGTGA
- the LOC130993107 gene encoding uncharacterized protein LOC130993107 isoform X3: MSPDCSETLVKLTKDEKIISCAACVNPPSQMPGVLDITSIVKRDTVSCLSTLPGFSIIPACEDPHQEKEWGKFLDFLQKHTRVAISKSKFGLYEFYILPPLENSKFDLVTVLYKGKASSISPGVADSEQISPPTSQAAKTRSKLGNSDGMVKSFQRNYVTAHPSYLKTLGQAHSSWIFGAVAELVDNARDAKATKLEIAMNMFYSKIAGKEIPLLSFVDDGHGMSHAAIQRMISFGHAQTEVDDPNHIGKYGIGFKTGTMRLGKDALVLTQTTETRSIAFLSQSLNEGKENLEIPIVSYRRVGQSMEVDTDVQNEEAAKFYLKIIKKYSPFDKYLIGEKVGIFGANGTGTQIYIWNLDEWGSAYSLQWEAGIAGGSSFHQGGIFIRSRRIRSRPGQMSSVVPLDYCLKSYLELIFLDPRMKIYVQGALVKSRPLAKSLNKTNVENGTILGKPVQLTLGRSQLEWEQANCGIFLYWHGRLIEAYKRVGSMIHNGDCGRGIIGVVDVTKIMDDDNGCVWVHNNKQGFQDCEAYAVLEQWLGEKADEYIDEYVDKIQLRKGNALSKPDHEWVQCDKCRKWRMLNTDFDSKMLPSQWFCYMAPFYGTCETPEEPVASGTVTISTKRHGYNTKDPTESRNNFPKEAVNRSEGIATYNTESEEDDAKFPVKRKRCSLPRICKKS, encoded by the exons ATGTCTCCAG ATTGTTCTGAGACACTTGTTAAACTgacaaaagatgaaaaaattatAAGTTGTGCAGCATGTGTTAATCCACCCAGTCAAAT GCCTGGAGTTTTGGACATAACTTCCATTGTCAAGAGAGACACCGTCAGTTGTCTATCTACATTGCCTGGTTTTTCTATAATACCAGCCTGTGAAGATCCCCATCAGGAAAAAGAGTGGGGGAAGTTCCTGGATTTCCTTCAGAAGCATACAAGG GTCGCTATATCAAAGTCAAAGTTCGGATTGTATGAATtctacatactaccccccctTGAAAACTCAAAATTCGACCTTGTAACTGTTCTATACAAAGGGAAAGCGTCAAGCATTTCTCCAG GGGTTGCTGATTCTGAACAAATATCTCCACCTACATCTCAGGCTG CTAAAACTAGGAGTAAATTAGGAAACTCTGATGGAATGGTTAAATCCTTTCAGAGAAATTATGTAACAGCACATCCCAGTTATCTGAAAACACTTGGTCAGGCACATTCCAGTTGGATATTTGGTGCAGTTGCTGAGCTTGTTGATAATGCAAGAGATGCCAAAGCAACCAA ACTGGAAATAGCTATGAATATGTTCTACTCCAAAATTGCTGGCAAAGAAATTCCTCTGTTGTCATTTGTCGATGATGGACATGGAATGAGCCATGCAGCCATCCAAAGAATGATATCATTTGGCCATGCGCAAACTGAAGTTGATGACCCCAATCATATTGGAAAGTATGGAATTGGATTTAAG ACTGGGACTATGCGACTAGGCAAGGATGCTTTGGTTCTGACACAGACAACTGAGACCAGATCAATTGCTTTCCTATCACAGTCGCTGAATGAAGGAAAAGAG AATTTGGAGATCCCCATTGTAAGCTACCGCAGAGTTGGGCAGTCCATGGAAGTGGACACAGATGTCCAGAATGAGGAAGCAGCGAAGTTTTACTTGAAGATCATTAAAAAATATTCCCCATTTGATAAGTACCTTATTGGTGAAAAAGTAGGTATATTTGGGGCAAATGGTACTGGAACGCAAATTTATATATGGAATCTGGATGAATGGGGATCAGCTTATAGTTTGCAATGGGAAGCTGGGATTGCTGGCGGGAGTTCGTTTCATCAGGGCGGTATATTTATTAGGTCAAGAAGGATAAGATCTCGTCCAGGGCAAATGTCTAGCGTG GTGCCTCTGGACTATTGTCTGAAATCGTATTTGGAGCTGATATTCTTAGATCCAAGGATGAAGATCTATGTACAGGGAGCACTG GTTAAAAGTCGACCCCTTGCCAAATCTTTGAATAAAACCAATGTTGAAAATGGCACCATCTTGGGAAAACCAGTTCAACTTACTCTTGGCCGTTCTCAATTGGAATGGGAGCAAGcaaattgtggcatatttttaTATTGGCACGGGCGTTTAATTGAG GCTTATAAGAGAGTTGGAAGCATGATTCACAATGGAGATTGTGGGCGTGGTATCATTGGGGTGGTTGATGTTACTAAAATAATG GATGATGACAATGGTTGTGTCTGGGTGCACAACAACAAGCAAGGATTCCAAGACTGCGAAGCTTATGCTGTACTGGAGCAGTGGCTAGGTGAAAAAGCTGATGAATATATAGATGAATATGTTGATAAGATTCAATTG agaaAGGGTAATGCGCTATCCAAACCTGATCATGAGTGGGTGCAGTGTGACAAATGCAGAAAATGGAGGATGTTAAACACTGATTTTGACAGCAAGATGTTACCTTCACAATG GTTCTGTTACATGGCGCCTTTTTATGGAACCTGTGAGACACCCGAAGAACCAGTCGCAAGTGGAACAGTTACAATATCAACCAAGCGTCATGGATACAACACTAAAGATCCAACAGAATCAAGAAACAACTTTCCCAAAGAAGCAGTTAATAGATCAGAAG GCATTGCTACCTATAATACTGAATCAGAAGAGGATGATGCCAAGTTTCCTGTAAAGCGGAAGCGATGCTCTCTGCCAAGGATCTGCAAGAAGAGTTGA
- the LOC130993107 gene encoding uncharacterized protein LOC130993107 isoform X1 yields MSPDCSETLVKLTKDEKIISCAACVNPPSQMPGVLDITSIVKRDTVSCLSTLPGFSIIPACEDPHQEKEWGKFLDFLQKHTRVAISKSKFGLYEFYILPPLENSKFDLVTVLYKGKASSISPGVADSEQISPPTSQAGESALSFSNLTRNKTSPEIQCAEVNGDYSCDLAAKTRSKLGNSDGMVKSFQRNYVTAHPSYLKTLGQAHSSWIFGAVAELVDNARDAKATKLEIAMNMFYSKIAGKEIPLLSFVDDGHGMSHAAIQRMISFGHAQTEVDDPNHIGKYGIGFKTGTMRLGKDALVLTQTTETRSIAFLSQSLNEGKENLEIPIVSYRRVGQSMEVDTDVQNEEAAKFYLKIIKKYSPFDKYLIGEKVGIFGANGTGTQIYIWNLDEWGSAYSLQWEAGIAGGSSFHQGGIFIRSRRIRSRPGQMSSVVPLDYCLKSYLELIFLDPRMKIYVQGALVKSRPLAKSLNKTNVENGTILGKPVQLTLGRSQLEWEQANCGIFLYWHGRLIEAYKRVGSMIHNGDCGRGIIGVVDVTKIMDDDNGCVWVHNNKQGFQDCEAYAVLEQWLGEKADEYIDEYVDKIQLRKGNALSKPDHEWVQCDKCRKWRMLNTDFDSKMLPSQWFCYMAPFYGTCETPEEPVASGTVTISTKRHGYNTKDPTESRNNFPKEAVNRSEGIATYNTESEEDDAKFPVKRKRCSLPRICKKS; encoded by the exons ATGTCTCCAG ATTGTTCTGAGACACTTGTTAAACTgacaaaagatgaaaaaattatAAGTTGTGCAGCATGTGTTAATCCACCCAGTCAAAT GCCTGGAGTTTTGGACATAACTTCCATTGTCAAGAGAGACACCGTCAGTTGTCTATCTACATTGCCTGGTTTTTCTATAATACCAGCCTGTGAAGATCCCCATCAGGAAAAAGAGTGGGGGAAGTTCCTGGATTTCCTTCAGAAGCATACAAGG GTCGCTATATCAAAGTCAAAGTTCGGATTGTATGAATtctacatactaccccccctTGAAAACTCAAAATTCGACCTTGTAACTGTTCTATACAAAGGGAAAGCGTCAAGCATTTCTCCAG GGGTTGCTGATTCTGAACAAATATCTCCACCTACATCTCAGGCTGGTGAGTCTGCTCTGTCGTTCTCAAACCTAACTCGGAATAAAACTTCTCCTGAGATACAATGTGCAGAAGTAAATGGAGATTACTCTTGTGATTTGGCAGCTAAAACTAGGAGTAAATTAGGAAACTCTGATGGAATGGTTAAATCCTTTCAGAGAAATTATGTAACAGCACATCCCAGTTATCTGAAAACACTTGGTCAGGCACATTCCAGTTGGATATTTGGTGCAGTTGCTGAGCTTGTTGATAATGCAAGAGATGCCAAAGCAACCAA ACTGGAAATAGCTATGAATATGTTCTACTCCAAAATTGCTGGCAAAGAAATTCCTCTGTTGTCATTTGTCGATGATGGACATGGAATGAGCCATGCAGCCATCCAAAGAATGATATCATTTGGCCATGCGCAAACTGAAGTTGATGACCCCAATCATATTGGAAAGTATGGAATTGGATTTAAG ACTGGGACTATGCGACTAGGCAAGGATGCTTTGGTTCTGACACAGACAACTGAGACCAGATCAATTGCTTTCCTATCACAGTCGCTGAATGAAGGAAAAGAG AATTTGGAGATCCCCATTGTAAGCTACCGCAGAGTTGGGCAGTCCATGGAAGTGGACACAGATGTCCAGAATGAGGAAGCAGCGAAGTTTTACTTGAAGATCATTAAAAAATATTCCCCATTTGATAAGTACCTTATTGGTGAAAAAGTAGGTATATTTGGGGCAAATGGTACTGGAACGCAAATTTATATATGGAATCTGGATGAATGGGGATCAGCTTATAGTTTGCAATGGGAAGCTGGGATTGCTGGCGGGAGTTCGTTTCATCAGGGCGGTATATTTATTAGGTCAAGAAGGATAAGATCTCGTCCAGGGCAAATGTCTAGCGTG GTGCCTCTGGACTATTGTCTGAAATCGTATTTGGAGCTGATATTCTTAGATCCAAGGATGAAGATCTATGTACAGGGAGCACTG GTTAAAAGTCGACCCCTTGCCAAATCTTTGAATAAAACCAATGTTGAAAATGGCACCATCTTGGGAAAACCAGTTCAACTTACTCTTGGCCGTTCTCAATTGGAATGGGAGCAAGcaaattgtggcatatttttaTATTGGCACGGGCGTTTAATTGAG GCTTATAAGAGAGTTGGAAGCATGATTCACAATGGAGATTGTGGGCGTGGTATCATTGGGGTGGTTGATGTTACTAAAATAATG GATGATGACAATGGTTGTGTCTGGGTGCACAACAACAAGCAAGGATTCCAAGACTGCGAAGCTTATGCTGTACTGGAGCAGTGGCTAGGTGAAAAAGCTGATGAATATATAGATGAATATGTTGATAAGATTCAATTG agaaAGGGTAATGCGCTATCCAAACCTGATCATGAGTGGGTGCAGTGTGACAAATGCAGAAAATGGAGGATGTTAAACACTGATTTTGACAGCAAGATGTTACCTTCACAATG GTTCTGTTACATGGCGCCTTTTTATGGAACCTGTGAGACACCCGAAGAACCAGTCGCAAGTGGAACAGTTACAATATCAACCAAGCGTCATGGATACAACACTAAAGATCCAACAGAATCAAGAAACAACTTTCCCAAAGAAGCAGTTAATAGATCAGAAG GCATTGCTACCTATAATACTGAATCAGAAGAGGATGATGCCAAGTTTCCTGTAAAGCGGAAGCGATGCTCTCTGCCAAGGATCTGCAAGAAGAGTTGA
- the LOC130993107 gene encoding uncharacterized protein LOC130993107 isoform X2, whose translation MSPDCSETLVKLTKDEKIISCAACVNPPSQMPGVLDITSIVKRDTVSCLSTLPGFSIIPACEDPHQEKEWGKFLDFLQKHTRVAISKSKFGLYEFYILPPLENSKFDLVTVLYKGKASSISPGVADSEQISPPTSQAGESALSFSNLTRNKTSPEIQCAEVNGDYSCDLAAKTRSKLGNSDGMVKSFQRNYVTAHPSYLKTLGQAHSSWIFGAVAELVDNARDAKATKLEIAMNMFYSKIAGKEIPLLSFVDDGHGMSHAAIQRMISFGHAQTEVDDPNHIGKYGIGFKTGTMRLGKDALVLTQTTETRSIAFLSQSLNEGKENLEIPIVSYRRVGQSMEVDTDVQNEEAAKFYLKIIKKYSPFDKYLIGEKVGIFGANGTGTQIYIWNLDEWGSAYSLQWEAGIAGGSSFHQGGIFIRSRRIRSRPGQMSSVVPLDYCLKSYLELIFLDPRMKIYVQGALVKSRPLAKSLNKTNVENGTILGKPVQLTLGRSQLEWEQANCGIFLYWHGRLIEAYKRVGSMIHNGDCGRGIIGVVDVTKIMDDDNGCVWVHNNKQGFQDCEAYAVLEQWLGEKADEYIDEYVDKIQLRKGNALSKPDHEWVQCDKCRKWRMLNTDFDSKMLPSQWFCYMAPFYGTCETPEEPVASGTVTISTKRHGYNTKDPTESRNNFPKEAVNRSEAYMQALLPIILNQKRMMPSFL comes from the exons ATGTCTCCAG ATTGTTCTGAGACACTTGTTAAACTgacaaaagatgaaaaaattatAAGTTGTGCAGCATGTGTTAATCCACCCAGTCAAAT GCCTGGAGTTTTGGACATAACTTCCATTGTCAAGAGAGACACCGTCAGTTGTCTATCTACATTGCCTGGTTTTTCTATAATACCAGCCTGTGAAGATCCCCATCAGGAAAAAGAGTGGGGGAAGTTCCTGGATTTCCTTCAGAAGCATACAAGG GTCGCTATATCAAAGTCAAAGTTCGGATTGTATGAATtctacatactaccccccctTGAAAACTCAAAATTCGACCTTGTAACTGTTCTATACAAAGGGAAAGCGTCAAGCATTTCTCCAG GGGTTGCTGATTCTGAACAAATATCTCCACCTACATCTCAGGCTGGTGAGTCTGCTCTGTCGTTCTCAAACCTAACTCGGAATAAAACTTCTCCTGAGATACAATGTGCAGAAGTAAATGGAGATTACTCTTGTGATTTGGCAGCTAAAACTAGGAGTAAATTAGGAAACTCTGATGGAATGGTTAAATCCTTTCAGAGAAATTATGTAACAGCACATCCCAGTTATCTGAAAACACTTGGTCAGGCACATTCCAGTTGGATATTTGGTGCAGTTGCTGAGCTTGTTGATAATGCAAGAGATGCCAAAGCAACCAA ACTGGAAATAGCTATGAATATGTTCTACTCCAAAATTGCTGGCAAAGAAATTCCTCTGTTGTCATTTGTCGATGATGGACATGGAATGAGCCATGCAGCCATCCAAAGAATGATATCATTTGGCCATGCGCAAACTGAAGTTGATGACCCCAATCATATTGGAAAGTATGGAATTGGATTTAAG ACTGGGACTATGCGACTAGGCAAGGATGCTTTGGTTCTGACACAGACAACTGAGACCAGATCAATTGCTTTCCTATCACAGTCGCTGAATGAAGGAAAAGAG AATTTGGAGATCCCCATTGTAAGCTACCGCAGAGTTGGGCAGTCCATGGAAGTGGACACAGATGTCCAGAATGAGGAAGCAGCGAAGTTTTACTTGAAGATCATTAAAAAATATTCCCCATTTGATAAGTACCTTATTGGTGAAAAAGTAGGTATATTTGGGGCAAATGGTACTGGAACGCAAATTTATATATGGAATCTGGATGAATGGGGATCAGCTTATAGTTTGCAATGGGAAGCTGGGATTGCTGGCGGGAGTTCGTTTCATCAGGGCGGTATATTTATTAGGTCAAGAAGGATAAGATCTCGTCCAGGGCAAATGTCTAGCGTG GTGCCTCTGGACTATTGTCTGAAATCGTATTTGGAGCTGATATTCTTAGATCCAAGGATGAAGATCTATGTACAGGGAGCACTG GTTAAAAGTCGACCCCTTGCCAAATCTTTGAATAAAACCAATGTTGAAAATGGCACCATCTTGGGAAAACCAGTTCAACTTACTCTTGGCCGTTCTCAATTGGAATGGGAGCAAGcaaattgtggcatatttttaTATTGGCACGGGCGTTTAATTGAG GCTTATAAGAGAGTTGGAAGCATGATTCACAATGGAGATTGTGGGCGTGGTATCATTGGGGTGGTTGATGTTACTAAAATAATG GATGATGACAATGGTTGTGTCTGGGTGCACAACAACAAGCAAGGATTCCAAGACTGCGAAGCTTATGCTGTACTGGAGCAGTGGCTAGGTGAAAAAGCTGATGAATATATAGATGAATATGTTGATAAGATTCAATTG agaaAGGGTAATGCGCTATCCAAACCTGATCATGAGTGGGTGCAGTGTGACAAATGCAGAAAATGGAGGATGTTAAACACTGATTTTGACAGCAAGATGTTACCTTCACAATG GTTCTGTTACATGGCGCCTTTTTATGGAACCTGTGAGACACCCGAAGAACCAGTCGCAAGTGGAACAGTTACAATATCAACCAAGCGTCATGGATACAACACTAAAGATCCAACAGAATCAAGAAACAACTTTCCCAAAGAAGCAGTTAATAGATCAGAAG CTTATATGCAGGCATTGCTACCTATAATACTGAATCAGAAGAGGATGATGCCAAGTTTCCTGTAA
- the LOC130993107 gene encoding uncharacterized protein LOC130993107 isoform X4, whose amino-acid sequence MSPDCSETLVKLTKDEKIISCAACVNPPSQMPGVLDITSIVKRDTVSCLSTLPGFSIIPACEDPHQEKEWGKFLDFLQKHTRVAISKSKFGLYEFYILPPLENSKFDLVTVLYKGKASSISPGVADSEQISPPTSQAGESALSFSNLTRNKTSPEIQCAEVNGDYSCDLAAKTRSKLGNSDGMVKSFQRNYVTAHPSYLKTLGQAHSSWIFGAVAELVDNARDAKATKLEIAMNMFYSKIAGKEIPLLSFVDDGHGMSHAAIQRMISFGHAQTEVDDPNHIGKYGIGFKTGTMRLGKDALVLTQTTETRSIAFLSQSLNEGKENLEIPIVSYRRVGQSMEVDTDVQNEEAAKFYLKIIKKYSPFDKYLIGEKVGIFGANGTGTQIYIWNLDEWGSAYSLQWEAGIAGGSSFHQGGIFIRSRRIRSRPGQMSSVVPLDYCLKSYLELIFLDPRMKIYVQGALVKSRPLAKSLNKTNVENGTILGKPVQLTLGRSQLEWEQANCGIFLYWHGRLIEAYKRVGSMIHNGDCGRGIIGVVDVTKIMDDDNGCVWVHNNKQGFQDCEAYAVLEQWLETENEARA is encoded by the exons ATGTCTCCAG ATTGTTCTGAGACACTTGTTAAACTgacaaaagatgaaaaaattatAAGTTGTGCAGCATGTGTTAATCCACCCAGTCAAAT GCCTGGAGTTTTGGACATAACTTCCATTGTCAAGAGAGACACCGTCAGTTGTCTATCTACATTGCCTGGTTTTTCTATAATACCAGCCTGTGAAGATCCCCATCAGGAAAAAGAGTGGGGGAAGTTCCTGGATTTCCTTCAGAAGCATACAAGG GTCGCTATATCAAAGTCAAAGTTCGGATTGTATGAATtctacatactaccccccctTGAAAACTCAAAATTCGACCTTGTAACTGTTCTATACAAAGGGAAAGCGTCAAGCATTTCTCCAG GGGTTGCTGATTCTGAACAAATATCTCCACCTACATCTCAGGCTGGTGAGTCTGCTCTGTCGTTCTCAAACCTAACTCGGAATAAAACTTCTCCTGAGATACAATGTGCAGAAGTAAATGGAGATTACTCTTGTGATTTGGCAGCTAAAACTAGGAGTAAATTAGGAAACTCTGATGGAATGGTTAAATCCTTTCAGAGAAATTATGTAACAGCACATCCCAGTTATCTGAAAACACTTGGTCAGGCACATTCCAGTTGGATATTTGGTGCAGTTGCTGAGCTTGTTGATAATGCAAGAGATGCCAAAGCAACCAA ACTGGAAATAGCTATGAATATGTTCTACTCCAAAATTGCTGGCAAAGAAATTCCTCTGTTGTCATTTGTCGATGATGGACATGGAATGAGCCATGCAGCCATCCAAAGAATGATATCATTTGGCCATGCGCAAACTGAAGTTGATGACCCCAATCATATTGGAAAGTATGGAATTGGATTTAAG ACTGGGACTATGCGACTAGGCAAGGATGCTTTGGTTCTGACACAGACAACTGAGACCAGATCAATTGCTTTCCTATCACAGTCGCTGAATGAAGGAAAAGAG AATTTGGAGATCCCCATTGTAAGCTACCGCAGAGTTGGGCAGTCCATGGAAGTGGACACAGATGTCCAGAATGAGGAAGCAGCGAAGTTTTACTTGAAGATCATTAAAAAATATTCCCCATTTGATAAGTACCTTATTGGTGAAAAAGTAGGTATATTTGGGGCAAATGGTACTGGAACGCAAATTTATATATGGAATCTGGATGAATGGGGATCAGCTTATAGTTTGCAATGGGAAGCTGGGATTGCTGGCGGGAGTTCGTTTCATCAGGGCGGTATATTTATTAGGTCAAGAAGGATAAGATCTCGTCCAGGGCAAATGTCTAGCGTG GTGCCTCTGGACTATTGTCTGAAATCGTATTTGGAGCTGATATTCTTAGATCCAAGGATGAAGATCTATGTACAGGGAGCACTG GTTAAAAGTCGACCCCTTGCCAAATCTTTGAATAAAACCAATGTTGAAAATGGCACCATCTTGGGAAAACCAGTTCAACTTACTCTTGGCCGTTCTCAATTGGAATGGGAGCAAGcaaattgtggcatatttttaTATTGGCACGGGCGTTTAATTGAG GCTTATAAGAGAGTTGGAAGCATGATTCACAATGGAGATTGTGGGCGTGGTATCATTGGGGTGGTTGATGTTACTAAAATAATG GATGATGACAATGGTTGTGTCTGGGTGCACAACAACAAGCAAGGATTCCAAGACTGCGAAGCTTATGCTGTACTGGAGCAGTGGCTAG AGACTGAGAATGAAGCCAGAGCTTAG